A window from Culex pipiens pallens isolate TS chromosome 3, TS_CPP_V2, whole genome shotgun sequence encodes these proteins:
- the LOC120424972 gene encoding probable RNA helicase armi yields MWRLISAVKGLVVGGQQETQEDKIRRLEAQVADEDEVDGEAERQRMEEQRRQEQNKPTNCFQQTGSVTKVEADYVVIDSNLYVKKKVLQDCPFRQQLEVGSKVSYLAYRSADDDEFRVTKLECLLDDGWGEESKQAPTTVDEENTQLMKELAPTYFNYNQRSEQGTVTAKRNGLLTVETDLREIPVEMDDVELTFIPERGDYVVLECMVQIDESYFDTRGDILEVKKISPTRLVRGSGLVSKADERGGEIMTDDGKYYYCVENCEEAAKPSHGDRVVFEAVENAELNYRCTKVVIEKAAPKTVETAKASQAQRDPDFFDDKRGIKITDPLQVKLSELNETKKIDVIIKNEARHQHKILFISITTSRQTSQLTLLSPLEKEHFIQSGESIKYCFEVTAKNYGISKEVVYWRFGGGFKIGRCITIAVGDSEIIVAQPTNEGTTQARSKAGVHRLAAWNEYKRGGEITPGQKISKRANFIDIKIGGYQVPDNLKEILLNPSFTKNQIDEELMRTQRCLQLQALTPENYKALFKLFLWMEDIQCEITIKKFNLDRAHFTREDSYLALRIENVGETRPSLIPGDRLVATAPCNNNQMEPGNGAVIHKVLKHKILVKFSEHFHAKYNGEDFKVTFQHSRGAFQKQHHAINCVTSAMTLDYLFPTKTTIREPWVDVKINENGNLATTEYDNEFKWYNPSLNNIQKDAIKNILRAEARPLPYVIFGPPGTGKTMTLIELIHQIVKLSADSRIMVGTPSNSSANLITERLINANVLRPGEFIRIVGLNYVEQELIPEHLAPYCGTVDIASERTVKGEEIVTKSGLKQNIQLKHLGRHRITIGTCVTLGTLMQMRFPHNHFTHILVDEAGQCLETETLIPITFINQRCGTVVLAGDPMQLGPIVMSTHARGFEQSLLVRLMDTPLYKLDKNRFPDTAGFNPRLVTKLRYNYRSLPCILDLYSDLFYDSSLIACVPAEDSQESAFLTQVIDTLPIKPSQTPPYAFIFCGVNGVNKQSPDSPSWFNPAETKSVFNLLLKLYKKGVRSEDIGVITPYQAQVKQIRRILDESGYGGSSGLQKPKIGSVEEFQGQERQVIIISTVRTSKSMLSSDLQHALGFVASPKRLNVAISRAKSLLVIFGNPHLLSADKKWLELLFKAINNGTYCGCELPDHLAPLAREQALLNGGGDEPAQDEEGKE; encoded by the exons ATGTGGCGGTTAATTTCGGCGGTGAAAGGGTTGGTGGTCGGTGGGCAGCAGGAAACACAGGAGGACAAGATTCGGCGGCTGGAGGCGCAGGTCGCCGACGAGGATGAGGTGGACGGGGAGGCCGAGCGGCAGCGGATGGAGGAGCAACGCCGGCAGGAGCAGAACAAGCCTACGAATTGCTTTCAGCAGACGG GCTCCGTCACCAAGGTCGAGGCGGATTACGTCGTGATCGATTCGAATCTGTACGTGAAGAAGAAGGTCCTGCAAGACTGTCCCTTTCGGCAGCAGCTCGAGGTGGGCAGCAAGGTGTCCTACCTGGCGTATCGCAGCGCCGACGATGACGAGTTCCGGGTGACGAAGCTGGAGTGCCTGCTGGACGATGGTTGGGGCGAGGAGAGCAAGCAAGCACCGACCACGGTCGACGAGGAAAACACCCAGCTGATGAAGGAGCTGGCGCCGACCTACTTCAACTACAACCAGCGCAGCGAACAGGGTACGGTCACGGCGAAACGCAACGGGTTGCTCACGGTGGAAACGGATTTGCGTGAAATCCCGGTTGAAATGGATGACGTCGAGTTGACGTTCATCCCGGAGCGGGGTGATTACGTCGTGCTCGAGTGCATGGTACAAATCGACGAGTCGTACTTTGACACGCGCGGGGACATTCTGGAGGTAAAGAAGATCTCCCCGACCCGGTTGGTGCGCGGTTCCGGACTCGTGAGCAAGGCCGACGAGCGCGGAGGTGAAATCATGACCGACGATGGCAAGTACTACTACTGCGTGGAAAACTGCGAAGAAGCGGCCAAGCCAAGTCACGGCGATCGCGTGGTTTTCGAAGCGGTTGAAAACGCCGAACTGAACTACCGCTGCACAAAGGTGGTGATCGAGAAGGCAGCGCCCAAGACGGTGGAAACGGCCAAGGCATCGCAAGCGCAGCGCGATCCGGACTTTTTCGACGACAAGCGCGGCATCAAAATTACCGACCCGCTGCAGGTCAAGCTGAGCGAGTTGAACGAGACCAAAAAGATCGACGTGATCATCAAGAATGAAGCAAGGCATCAGCACAAAATCCTGTTCATCTCGATCACCACCAGCCGGCAGACGTCCCAGCTGACGCTGCTGTCTCCCCTCGAGAAGGAGCACTTTATCCAATCCGGTGAGTCGATCAAGTACTGCTTCGAAGTCACCGCCAAGAACTACGGCATCAGCAAGGAGGTCGTGTATTGGCGCTTTGGTGGAGGCTTCAAGATTGGCCGGTGCATCACGATAGCGGTGGGAGACTCCGAGATCATCGTGGCCCAACCGACCAACGAGGGAACGACGCAGGCCCGATCGAAGGCCGGAGTGCACCGGTTGGCAGCGTGGAACGAGTACAAGCGCGGCGGTGAGATCACGCCCGGCCAGAAGATCAGCAAGCGGGCCAACTTTATCGACATAAAAATCGGCGGGTACCAAGTTCCGGACAACCTGAAGGAAATCCTGCTCAATCCATCCTTCACCAAGAACCAAATCGACGAAGAACTGATGCGTACTCAGCGTTGCCTCCAGCTGCAAGCGCTCACACCGGAAAACTACAAGGCACTGTTCAAGCTATTCCTCTGGATGGAGGACATTCAGTGCGAGATCACCATTAAAAAGTTCAACCTCGATCGAGCACACTTTACCCGAGAAGACAGTTACCTCGCGTTGCGCATCGAAAACGTGGGCGAAACGCGCCCTTCCCTCATCCCAGGAGATCGTCTGGTAGCGACAGCGCCGTGCAACAACAATCAAATGGAACCCGGAAACGGTGCCGTCATCCACAAGGTGCTCAAGCACAAGATTTTGGTAAAATTCAGCGAGCACTTCCACGCCAAGTACAACGGCGAAGACTTCAAGGTGACGTTCCAGCATTCGCGCGGCGCCTTCCAGAAACAACACCACGCCATCAACTGCGTAACGTCCGCCATGACGCTTGACTACCTCTTCCCGACGAAAACGACCATCCGGGAACCGTGGGTTGACGTCAAGATTAACGAGAACGGCAACCTCGCAACGACCGAATACGACAACGAGTTCAAGTGGTACAATCCGTCGCTCAACAACATCCAAAAGGACGCCATCAAGAACATTCTCCGCGCGGAAGCTCGCCCTCTCCCGTACGTCATCTTCGGCCCACCAGGAACCGGCAAAACGATGACCCTGATCGAGCTGATCCACCAAATCGTGAAACTCTCCGCCGACAGCCGCATCATGGTCGGCACCCCTTCCAACAGTTCGGCAAACCTCATCACCGAGCGGCTCATCAACGCCAACGTCCTCCGACCCGGCGAGTTCATTCGGATCGTTGGCCTCAACTACGTCGAGCAGGAACTCATCCCGGAACATCTCGCCCCGTACTGCGGAACCGTCGACATCGCCTCCGAGCGAACCGTCAAGGGCGAAGAAATCGTGACCAAGTCCGGCCTCAAGCAAAACATCCAACTGAAGCACCTCGGTCGACACCGGATCACAATTGGAACGTGCGTCACGCTCGGAACCCTAATGCAAATGCGTTTCCCCCACAACCACTTCACCCACATCCTCGTAGACGAAGCCGGCCAATGTCTCGAGACGGAAACGCTCATTCCAATCACGTTCATTAACCAACGCTGCGGAACCGTCGTCCTCGCCGGTGACCCAATGCAGCTCGGACCAATCGTCATGAGCACGCACGCGCGTGGCTTCGAACAGTCGCTGCTCGTACGCCTCATGGACACCCCTCTCTACAAACTGGACAAGAACCGCTTCCCCGACACCGCCGGATTCAACCCACGCCTCGTGACCAAACTTCGCTACAACTACCGCTCCCTGCCCTGCATCCTCGACCTGTACAGCGACCTCTTCTACGACTCATCGCTCATCGCCTGCGTCCCCGCCGAAGACAGCCAAGAGTCCGCCTTCCTCACCCAAGTCATCGACACCCTCCCGATAAAACCCTCCCAAACGCCACCCTACGCGTTCATCTTCTGCGGTGTCAACGGCGTCAACAAGCAAAGCCCCGACAGCCCGTCCTGGTTCAACCCCGCCGAAACCAAAAGCGTCTTCAACCTGCTCCTCAAACTCTACAAAAAGGGCGTCCGCTCGGAGGACATCGGCGTCATCACCCCGTACCAGGCGCAGGTCAAGCAAATCCGGCGAATCCTCGACGAGTCCGGGTACGGCGGCTCGTCCGGCCTGCAAAAGCCCAAAATCGGCTCCGTCGAAGAGTTCCAGGGCCAGGAGCGCCAGGTCATCATCATCTCAACCGTGCGCACCTCCAAATCCATGCTGTCGAGCGATCTGCAGCACGCGCTCGGATTCGTCGCCAGCCCGAAGCGGCTGAACGTGGCCATTTCGCGCGCCAAGTCGCTGCTCGTCATCTTTGGCAATCCGCACCTGCTGTCCGCCGACAAGAAGTGGCTCGAGCTGCTGTTCAAGGCGATCAACAACGGAACGTACTGCGGGTGCGAACTGCCCGACCATTTGGCGCCGTTGGCACGCGAGCAGGCGCTGCTGAATGGCGGCGGGGATGAGCCCGCGCAGGATGAGGAGGGGAAGGAGTAA
- the LOC120424973 gene encoding importin-4-like: protein MEQIIRNLLVADNDLIQQASAELKEAFKRPETVPQLCELTVSHSDAQVRQYSAMLLKKQLCKLRNWQQVPPEQQALIKKGMLEAIVKEPEKSVRTAITAFVGVLVRHEAAKEDGWMNEVLKFMFDSTSSGDPKLAEIGAATFATLTDTSPDQFIPHFENVCQLFSSALIATEASGNMCTPVVYYILQGMSHLVPFITGHPAAENTYQQSIPYVAKALVGFAQLDSFKFIEAFDILENLADESSRILTPHLKLLIEFCLEVGQNGELEDSVRVKAITYIGWLVRLKKKMIIKQKLVEPIVIALFRLMSVAPDIEDEDEEYFGSNEVSTPSTCAAQSLDVLALHIPPKQLIPTLMSLLEPALRGTDPLAKKASYLSIAVIAEGCSEHICSKYLKPLLDVIKNGITDQNPMIRNAALFALGQFSEHLQPEISQYAEEILPILFEFLQQLCLQIRTGGKEPQHIDRVFYALETFCENLEDQLTPHLPILMERLFEALDSRNSVHLRELSLTAIAATANAAKVNMLPYFPRLIDSLKMYLVKTEDEDICTLRPQAIDTFAALVRTIGKDNFLPLAVDTLNLGLTMLDGCDDPDLRRSCYNLFASMASSVKEDMAGSLTKIVESMLESVKSTEGIVPTFKDDGDDLVLPNGGNAENDDDQEYDIEDSDNENEDDDDIAGYSVENAYMDEKEEAILALMEFAEHTGPAFSPFIQTAFEEIYKLINYPNEDIRKASIDALKQFVISLHELGNVEGVNQTILILVPKLSEIIRTDEERTVVMSALDGYSDIMEKVGASAIQAEGQKDAIFGCIVDVLNGKVACQFDEPVDEEQEESEYDEAIIESAGDILPKFGRALPPAEFAVYFGRVWPYFIQKIEKTKHKDETTDSQRAFAIGVLSECFSGLKEFTANWFETLLPIFVSCVQDRNNEVRNNAVYGIGEMVLNGNECSYKHFPQILTSLSTVVSKEQHPGTLDNICGALARIITTNSSLVPMKEVLPVFVQYLPLREDFEENQAVFRSLDVIYRQGNEHLIPLLGRVLLVGLQVLYKKQHNNDECRDLVFNFVKQIGKDFPEKFAEVVRSDAELALFVQTLPLQ from the exons ATGGAACAAATTATCCGGAATTTGCTGGTGGCAGACAACGATTTGATACAACAG GCCAGCGCCGAGCTGAAGGAGGCGTTCAAGCGCCCGGAGACGGTTCCGCAGCTGTGCGAGCTGACCGTGTCGCATTCCGATGCCCAGGTGCGGCAGTACAGCGCGATGCTGCTGAAGAAGCAGCTGTGCAAGTTGCGCAACTGGCAGCAGGTTCCGCCCGAGCAGCAGGCCCTCATCAAGAAGGGCATGCTGGAGGCGATCGTGAAGGAGCCGGAGAAGTCCGTGCGGACGGCCATTACGGCGTTCGTGGGTGTGCTGGTGCGACACGAGGCGGCCAAGGAGGACGGCTGGATGAACGAGGTGTTGAAGTTTATGTTCGACAGTACGAGTTCGGGGGATCCGAAGCTGGCGGAGATTGGCGCGGCCACGTTTGCCACGTTGACGGACACGTCGCCGGATCAGTTTATTCCGCACTTTGAGAACGTGTGCCAGCTGTTTTCGTCGGCGTTGATTGCGACGGAGGCGAGTGGGAACATGTGCACGCCGGTCGTGTACTACATTCTGCAGGGCATGTCGCATCTGGTGCCGTTCATTACGGGGCATCCGGCGGCGGAGAACACGTACCAGCAGTCGATTCCGTATGTGGCGAAGGCCTTGGTTGGGTTCGCCCAGCTGGATTCGTTCAAGTTCATCGAGGCGTTTGATATTTTGGAGAATTTGGCCGACGAGTCGTCGCGAATTCTGACGCCGCATTTGAAGCTGTTGATTGAGTTCTGCTTGGAGGTGGGCCAGAACGGTGAGCTTGAGGATTCCGTCCGGGTGAAGGCCATCACGTACATTGGGTGGTTGGTGCGGCTGAAGAAGAAGATGATCATCAAGCAGAAGTTGGTGGAACCGATTGTGATTGCGCTGTTCCGACTGATGAGCGTGGCGCCGGATATTGAGGATGAGGACGAGGAGTACTTTGGAAGCAACGAGGTGTCTACGCCGAGTACGTGCGCGGCCCAGTCGTTGGACGTGCTTGCGCTTCACATTCCACCGAAGCAGCTCATTCCGACGTTGATGTCGCTGCTGGAACCTGCCCTGCGTGGCACTGATCCTCTGGCCAAGAAGGCGTCCTACCTGTCGATCGCCGTCATTGCGGAAGGTTGTTCCGAGCACATCTGCAGCAAGTATTTGAAGCCGCTGCTGGACGTGATTAAGAACGGCATCACCGACCAGAACCCGATGATCCGTAACGCGGCGTTGTTCGCGCTGGGACAGTTCTCCGAGCATCTGCAGCCGGAGATTTCGCAGTACGCCGAGGAGATTCTGCCGATTCTATTCGAGTTCCTGCAGCAGCTGTGTCTGCAGATCCGCACCGGTGGCAAGGAACCGCAGCACATCGATCGCGTCTTTTACGCGCTGGAGACGTTCTGCGAGAACCTGGAAGATCAGCTGACGCCACATTTGCCGATTCTGATGGAGCGGCTGTTTGAGGCGCTGGATTCGCGCAACTCGGTCCATCTGCGGGAGCTTTCGCTGACGGCCATCGCGGCTACGGCGAACGCCGCCAAGGTTAACATGCTGCCGTACTTCCCGCGGTTGATCGACAGCTTGAAGATGTATCTGGTTAAGACGGAAGACGAGGACATTTGCACGTTGAGGCCTCAGGCGATCGACACGTTTGCCGCGCTGGTACGAACCATCGGAAAGgacaactttttgccgctggcGGTGGACACTCTGAACCTGGGGCTGACCATGCTGGACGGCTGTGACGATCCGGATCTGCGACGAAGCTGCTACAATCTGTTCGCCTCGATGGCCTCCTCCGTGAAGGAAGACATGGCGGGATCGCTGACGAAAATTGTCGAATCTATGCTGGAGAGTGTCAAGAGCACCGAAGGCATCGTGCCAACCTTCAAGGACGACGGAGACGATCTGGTGCTGCCAAACGGGGGAAACGCCGAAAATGACGACGACCAGGAGTACGACATCGAGGACTCGGACAACGAAAACGAAGACGATGACGACATTGCCGGGTACAGCGTGGAGAACGCGTACATGGACGAAAAGGAGGAAGCGATTCTGGCGCTGATGGAGTTTGCCGAGCACACCGGACCGGCCTTTTCCCCCTTCATCCAGACTGCGTTCGAGGAAATCTACAAACTGATCAACTACCCCAACGAGGACATCCGGAAGGCGTCGATCGATGCGCTGAAGCAGTTCGTCATTTCCCTGCACGAGCTCGGCAACGTCGAGGGCGTCAACCAAACGATCCTGATTCTGGTGCCCAAGCTGAGCGAAATAATCCGAACGGACGAGGAACGAACGGTGGTCATGTCGGCGCTGGACGGCTACAGCGACATCATGGAGAAGGTCGGCGCTTCGGCCATCCAGGCCGAGGGCCAAAAGGACGCCATCTTCGGCTGCATCGTGGACGTGCTGAACGGCAAGGTCGCGTGCCAGTTTGACGAACCCGTCGACGAGGAGCAGGAGGAGAGCGAGTACGACGAGGCCATCATCGAGTCGGCCGGCGACATTCTGCCCAAGTTTGGCCGGGCGCTGCCTCCGGCGGAGTTTGCCGTCTACTTTGGACGCGTTTGGCCTTACTTCATCCAGAAGATT gagAAAACGAAACACAAGGACGAAACGACGGACTCGCAGCGCGCCTTCGCCATCGGCGTGCTGTCCGAGTGCTTCAGCGGCCTCAAGGAGTTCACCGCCAACTGGTTCGAGACGCTGCTGCCGATCTTCGTGTCGTGCGTGCAGGACCGCAACAACGAGGTGCGGAACAACGCCGTGTACGGCATCGGCGAGATGGTCCTGAACGGCAACGAGTGCTCGTACAA GCACTTTCCGCAAATTTTGACCTCGCTTTCGACGGTGGTCTCGAAGGAGCAGCACCCGGGCACGCTGGACAACATTTGCGGTGCCCTCGCCCGTATCATCACCACCAACAGCAGTCTTGTGCCAATGAAGGAG GTTCTTCCCGTCTTCGTCCAATACCTACCCCTTCGCGAGGACTTTGAAGAGAACCAGGCCGTGTTCCGCAGCCTGGACGTCATCTACCGCCAGGGCAACGAACATCTGATTCCGCTGCTGGGCCGCGTGCTGCTGGTCGGCCTGCAGGTGCTGTACAAGAAGCAACACAACAATGACG AGTGTCGCGATCTGGTGTTCAACTTTGTCAAGCAGATCGGCAAGGACTTCCCGGAGAAGTTTGCCGAGGTGGTGCGCAGCGACGCCGAGCTGGCCCTGTTTGTCCAGACGCTGCCGCTGCAGTAG
- the LOC120424975 gene encoding LOW QUALITY PROTEIN: acetyl-coenzyme A transporter 1-like (The sequence of the model RefSeq protein was modified relative to this genomic sequence to represent the inferred CDS: inserted 2 bases in 1 codon) — MGVRKRPAEKEQLLVAKGTVDGVVHEEDKHEQSDLRGDWGNIAILFFLYLLQGIPIGLAAAIPMMLQNRGASYKQQAEFSFAHWPFSMKLLWAPIVDSLYWSRFGRRKSWLIPTQYLIGLFMLILSLHVNRWLGNSEGDDVASHVAPNIPILTVIFFALNFLAATQDIAXWALTMLKRCNVGHASTCNSVGQTAGYFLGYVAFMALESAEFCNSYLRSEPADEGLVTLPGFLWFWGLVFLVTTTLVALLKRESLPSAERGHEESVDLNIKQTYRLLLDIIKMKPILILTAILLTVKIGFAACDAVSSLKLIDAGVPKDKLALLVVPLVPLQIVLPLVISKYTTGPRPMEVYLKAIPYRIALTLLAAAVVWFTPAMIYDHHVPYYYYLILLTNYGLYQIALYSMFVAVMAFFARISDPAVGGTYMTLLNTLSNLGGNWPTTVVLWMVDVLTWRSCTNNEQNDCAGSVEQEACTTTGGKCRIDVDGYYIEIGVCLVYGILWYAWGKHQIRYLQSLPLKAWRVVRLQKAHSS; from the exons ATGGGTGTCCGGAAGCGGCCCGCGGAGAAGGAGCAGCTGCTTGTGGCCAAAGGAACCGTTGATGGCGTTGTCCATGAAGAGGACAAACACGAGCAGAGCGACCTGCGCGGCGACTGGGGCAACATTGCCATCCTGTTCTTTCTGTACCTGCTGCAGGGCATTCCGATCGGGCTGGCGGCGGCCATCCCGATGATGTTGCAGAATCGCGGCGCCAGCTACAAACAACAG GCCGAGTTCAGCTTCGCCCACTGGCCGTTCAGTATGAAGCTGCTGTGGGCGCCGATCGTCGATTCGTTGTACTGGTCGCGCTTTGGCCGGCGCAAGTCCTGGCTCATCCCGACGCAGTACCTGATCGGGTTGTTTATGCTGATCCTTAGCCTGCACGTGAACCGCTGGCTGGGCAACTCCGAGGGAGACGATGTGGCGTCCCACGTCGCGCCCAACATTCCCATCCTGACGGTGATCTTTTTCGCGCTGAACTTTCTCGCCGCCACGCAGGACATTGC GTGGGCGCTGACGATGCTGAAGCGTTGCAACGTGGGTCACGCGTCCACTTGTAACAGCGTTGGCCAGACGGCCGGATACTTCTTGGGCTACGTGGCGTTCATGGCGCTGGAATCGGCCGAGTTTTGCAACAGCTATCTGCGCTCGGAACCGGCGGATGAAGGCCTAGTGACACTGCCGGGCTTCCTCTGGTTCTGGGGATTGGTGTTCCTAGTGACGACCACGTTGGTAGCTTTGCTAAAACGTGAATCGCTGCCCAGCGCCGAACGTGGCCACGAGGAAAGCGTAGATCTCAACATCAAGCAAACGTACCGCCTTCTGCTGGACATCATCAAAATGAAGCCCATCCTCATCCTAACTGCCATTCTACTAACGGTCAAAATCGGATTCGCCGCCTGCGACGCCGTCAGCTCCCTCAAGCTAATCGACGCCGGCGTTCCCAAAGACAAACTGGCCCTCCTCGTCGTTCCCCTCGTCCCGCTCCAGATCGTCCTCCCGCTCGTCATCAGCAAGTATACCACCGGCCCACGACCCATGGAAGTCTACCTCAAAGCTATCCCGTACCGGATCGCACTCACCCTGCTGGCCGCGGCCGTCGTCTGGTTCACCCCGGCCATGATCTATGACCACCACGTCCCGTACTACTACTATCTGATCCTGCTGACCAACTACGGCCTGTATCAGATCGCTCTCTACAGTATGTTTGTTGCGGTGATGGCGTTCTTCGCGCGAATCAGCGACCCGGCCGTCGGCGGAACGTACATGACGCTGCTCAACACGCTGAGCAACCTGGGCGGGAACTGGCCCACCACCGTGGTGCTGTGGATGGTCGACGTGCTGACGTGGCGGAGTTGCACGAACAACGAGCAGAACGATTGTGCCGGGAGCGTGGAGCAGGAG GCTTGCACCACCACCGGCGGCAAGTGCCGCATCGACGTCGACGGGTACTACATCGAGATCGGCGTCTGTCTGGTGTACGGCATCCTGTGGTACGCCTGGGGCAAGCACCAGATCCGCTACCTGCAGAGCTTGCCGCTGAAGGCGTGGCGCGTCGTCCGGCTCCAGAAGGCGCACTCGAGTTAG
- the LOC120424974 gene encoding probable ATP-dependent RNA helicase Dbp73D produces MELFAVNRYDETKLTKNDEEAQEELILQRLQRSFQEKAERRKQRKKSPEPQEEEVQQVAALAEPEPEKDAQESESEEEDGKVEPVVEEAKEDELKGEEPAAQVEPDFLVLGDAYFKKLKQVEEILPPWLSHPTVIDSDLSKKGKSIKKLGYLDDQVKANLKKLGFKRLFPVQETVIPWILDAHQKPTPFWPRDVCISSPTGSGKTLAFAVPLVQLLLNRIAPAIRALVILPVKELAEQVFGVFEKLCEGTRIRPLLLSRKQTFSVEQSKLVARFNGEYIPKVDIVVTTAGRLVEHLHSTTGFTLKHLRFLIIDEADRVMDQIQNDWLYHLNKHVKQESDEYLLGRAAGQLSQSELFDKPRQPHKLLFSATLSQDPEKLNTFKLFHPKLFTAVSDPAKRLAALVRHHQQAEEKRGKFIGQYATPVELRELVCMTQFKIKPLTLFALIKENGYKRFLCFTNSIDGSHRLSFVLQKMFGTELVIEEWSSSLSPQARKSVLSRFALGKVNGIICTDALARGIDIDDIDVVISYDMPRHINTYIHRIGRTGRAGNRGTSITMLIDEERKKFQSTLAEAGKQPLESIEIRSNAEEEYAVLYSAALNDLREALDLEKQTIQKIRSGMSIANMTKVNLLSKLKDRVDIDGGHSSEMIKTLVHLPRAWTNESMEKRAGAGDRKRKQKPQPAAGEEAKRQKIDGKNASE; encoded by the exons ATGGAATTATTCGCAGTAAATCG CTACGACGAAACCAAACTCACCAAGAATGACGAGGAAGCGCAGGAGGAGCTGATCTTGCAGCGGTTGCAGCGCTCGTTTCAGGAGAAGGCCGAACGCCGCAAGCAAAGGAAGAAGTCGCCGGAACCTCAGGAGGAAGAGGTGCAGCAGGTTGCGGCTCTTGCGGAGCCAGAGCCAGAGAAGGATGCTCAAGAGAGTGAGAGTGAGGAGGAGGACGGAAAGGTCGAGCCTGTTGTAGAAGAAGCGAAAGAGGATGAGTTAAAGGGGGAAGAACCTGCTGCGCAGGTTGAGCCGGATTTCCTGGTGCTGGGTGATGCTTACTTCAAGAAGCTGAAGCAGGTGGAGGAGATTCTGCCGCCGTGGTTGTCCCATCCGACTGTTATTGATAGCGATCTTAGCAAGAAGGGCAAGTCGATTAAGAAGTTGGGGTATTTGGATGATCAGGTGAAGGCCAACTTGAAGAAGCTTGGGTTCAAGCGGTTATTCCCGGTTCAGGAGACGGTCATTCCGTGGATTTTGGACGCGCACCAGAAGCCGACGCCGTTTTGGCCACGAGACGTGTGTATTTCGTCGCCCACGGGAAGTGGCAAAACGTTGGCGTTTGCCGTTCCGCTTGTTCAGCTGTTGCTGAATCGGATCGCTCCGGCCATTCGTGCTTTGGTCATTCTACCGGTTAAAGAGTTGGCCGAGCAGGTTTTCGGCGTGTTTGAGAAGCTCTGTGAGGGAACTAGAATCCGGCCGCTGCTTTTGTCCCGCAAGCAGACGTTCAGCGTGGAGCAGTCTAAGCTGGTGGCTCGGTTCAACGGAGAGTACATACCGAAGGTGGACATTGTGGTGACGACGGCGGGTCGGCTCGTGGAACATCTTCATTCGACGACGGGATTCACGCTGAAGCACCTTCGCTTCCTGATCATCGACGAAGCGGATCGTGTCATGGACCAAATCCAGAACGATTGGCTGTACCACCTGAACAAACACGTCAAGCAAGAGTCCGACGAGTATCTGCTCGGGCGAGCGGCCGGCCAGCTGTCCCAGTCGGAACTGTTTGACAAACCTCGTCAACCGCACAAGCTGCTGTTCTCCGCGACGCTCAGCCAAGACCCTGAGAAGTTGAACACCTTCAAGCTGTTCCACCCCAAACTGTTCACGGCCGTGTCCGATCCGGCCAAGCGTCTGGCCGCCCTCGTGAGACACCACCAGCAGGCGGAGGAGAAACGTGGCAAGTTCATCGGGCAGTACGCGACTCCGGTGGAACTGCGCGAGCTCGTCTGCATGACGCAGTTCAAGATCAAACCGTTGACGCTGTTTGCCCTGATCAAGGAGAACGGATATAAGCGGTTCCTGTGCTTCACCAACTCGATCGACGGCTCGCATCGGTTGTCGTTtgtgctgcagaaaatgttcgGCACCGAGCTTGTTATTGAGGAGTGGTCCTCGTCGTTGAGTCCCCAGGCGAGGAAAAGCGTGCTGAGTCGGTTCGCGCTAGGAAAGGTCAACGG CATCATCTGCACGGACGCCCTCGCACGCGGTATCGACATTGACGACATCGACGTGGTCATCTCGTACGACATGCCGCGCCACATCAACACGTACATCCACCGAATCGGGCGAACGGGTCGTGCCGGAAACCGCGGAACCTCCATCACGATGCTGATCGACGAGGAGCGAAAAAAGTTCCAATCAACGCTGGCCGAGGCCGGCAAGCAGCCGCTGGAGTCGATCGAAATCCGCTCCAACGCCGAGGAAGAATACGCCGTGCTGTACTCGGCGGCGCTGAACGACCTGCGCGAAGCCCTGGACCTGGAGAAGCAAACGATCCAGAAGATCCGCAGCGGAATGTCGATCGCCAACATGACCAAGGTGAACCTGCTGAGCAAGCTGAAGGATCGCGTCGACATTGACGGTGGGCACTCGAGCGAAATGATCAAGACGTTGGTGCATTTGCCGAGGGCGTGGACAAACGAGTCCATGGAGAAGCGCGCTGGCGCCGGCGATCGCAAGCGGAAGCAGAAGCCGCAACCCGCCGCTGGTGAAGAGGCGAAACGGCAAAAGATTGACGGGAAAAACGCTTCGGAATAA